One window from the genome of Methanomicrobiales archaeon encodes:
- a CDS encoding putative manganese-dependent inorganic diphosphatase, which translates to MHRVYVIGHRQPDTDSICSVLAYAELLNHGEPDRYVPARCGDVNAETQFVLSRFGREPPLYVESVEPNVSDIPYLDTRSADRDLPTVDVAALMDAYDMRNMPITDREGRLVGLVSEYGLARAYVRRQKIEPLTFAPIRLETLARVLNAEVAVSAGETLEGKVYTAIDALHVTLSRISPRDVAIVGDNEPAQLALISAGIAGLILADGAPLGERVVRAARERGVSVLTTTLDAFGVGKMINLSLPAGMIMETDVPTVQMEDTLEYAKQVISASRYRTACVVDSGGKFLGMLSRTSLMQDIQKSVILLDHNEPAQAVDGIENADILEIIDHHRLSAISTLKPIRFLNDPVGSTSTIIARRFAESGIEPSESTAGLLMAGILSDTMALRLSTTTPSDRKAVDYLARWVDEDPVEFGTRLIQAGMQYDTCTIEELLMQDTKRYTLFGREVIVAQVMVPTFEFPRERREEIRTELARLRASQGVDIYAALFTSIFENASAVFAAADDACLAGLGMREQPIEMEGIMSRKKDFLPRLGQMIRAL; encoded by the coding sequence ATGCATAGAGTATACGTGATCGGGCACCGCCAGCCGGATACGGACAGCATCTGCAGCGTCCTGGCGTATGCGGAGCTGCTCAACCACGGCGAGCCCGATCGGTACGTCCCTGCCCGCTGCGGCGACGTGAACGCCGAGACGCAGTTCGTCCTCTCGAGGTTCGGGCGCGAGCCGCCGCTCTACGTCGAGAGCGTGGAGCCCAACGTCTCCGACATCCCCTACCTGGACACGCGGAGCGCGGATCGGGACCTCCCGACTGTGGACGTCGCCGCCCTGATGGACGCCTACGACATGCGGAACATGCCCATCACGGACCGGGAGGGGCGGCTGGTGGGGCTGGTCAGCGAGTACGGGCTCGCCCGGGCCTACGTGCGGCGGCAGAAGATCGAGCCGCTGACGTTCGCCCCCATCCGTCTGGAGACGCTGGCGCGGGTCCTGAACGCCGAGGTGGCGGTCTCCGCGGGAGAGACGCTGGAGGGGAAGGTCTACACCGCCATCGATGCCCTGCACGTGACACTCTCGCGCATATCCCCCCGGGACGTGGCGATCGTGGGGGACAACGAGCCCGCCCAGCTGGCGCTCATCTCGGCCGGCATCGCCGGGCTGATCCTCGCCGACGGGGCGCCCCTCGGGGAGCGGGTGGTCCGCGCCGCCCGCGAGCGGGGCGTCTCGGTGCTGACAACGACCCTGGATGCCTTCGGGGTGGGAAAGATGATCAACCTCTCCCTGCCGGCCGGGATGATCATGGAGACGGACGTCCCCACCGTGCAGATGGAGGACACCCTGGAGTACGCCAAACAGGTCATCTCGGCCTCCCGGTACCGCACCGCCTGCGTCGTCGATTCCGGGGGGAAGTTCCTCGGCATGCTCTCCCGCACCTCGCTGATGCAGGACATCCAGAAGTCCGTCATCCTCCTGGACCACAACGAGCCCGCGCAGGCGGTGGACGGGATCGAGAACGCGGACATCCTGGAGATCATCGACCACCACCGCCTGAGCGCCATCTCGACCCTGAAACCGATCCGCTTCCTGAACGATCCTGTCGGATCCACGTCCACGATCATCGCCCGCAGGTTCGCAGAGAGCGGGATCGAGCCCTCGGAGTCGACCGCGGGGCTGCTGATGGCGGGGATCCTCTCCGACACCATGGCGCTCCGCCTGTCGACGACGACGCCCTCGGACCGCAAGGCAGTGGACTACCTGGCCCGGTGGGTCGACGAGGATCCCGTCGAGTTCGGCACCCGCCTGATCCAGGCGGGGATGCAGTACGACACCTGCACGATCGAGGAGCTGCTGATGCAGGACACCAAACGCTACACCCTCTTCGGAAGGGAGGTGATCGTCGCCCAGGTGATGGTCCCGACGTTCGAGTTCCCGCGGGAGCGCAGAGAGGAGATCCGAACGGAGCTCGCGCGCCTGCGGGCATCCCAGGGTGTGGACATCTACGCGGCGCTCTTCACCAGCATCTTCGAGAACGCGAGCGCAGTCTTCGCCGCCGCCGACGACGCCTGCCTGGCAGGACTCGGGATGCGGGAGCAGCCGATCGAAATGGAGGGCATTATGTCCCGCAAAAAGGATTTCCTGCCCCGGTTAGGCCAGATGATCCGGGCTCTCTGA
- a CDS encoding PAS domain-containing protein: MQHAPETAARILKALKYRSRGMTIADIATATGINRNTAARQLELLRVNGQVELKAFGSAKVYYRAQRVPLSAFLCFTKNLVLILDSSHRIVQVNDRCLTLAKRTKEDLVGYTLAAANLPVVSTPEALSIIESLEKEQIITDLRYQEGGKDLFFQLQVIPTTFEDGEKGATLVLEDITERKRYVQNMEFLAKTAMELVDMPPEQDIYQYIADRISELVPKTLIQVISYDEGSRQFTIQAIRDAHIRSALTRILGRDPVGLVVPMTEILSHPRGGNPLSLLQGQAWKFTFWPEIGPEGMSFYELSFRQIPPELCDEICRTLPIGKAYFIFLVWGERLFGNVGIILPPDRELEDTQVVESFLRQASIAIARRQTEDRLHRSERRLQEVLDASPIPTALVQADGRCTLLNRAFTERFGYTLSDIPTGTEWFECAFPDPGYQEGAIAAWKANLADPGAVRSRTLLVRCKDGAEKTVRFSSISLSDGTRYVACEDAAPDH, from the coding sequence ATGCAGCACGCGCCGGAGACCGCCGCCCGGATCCTGAAAGCCCTCAAGTACCGCTCCCGGGGGATGACCATTGCCGACATCGCCACGGCAACCGGGATTAACCGCAACACCGCAGCACGGCAGCTGGAGCTATTGCGGGTGAACGGCCAGGTGGAGTTGAAAGCGTTCGGCTCCGCGAAAGTCTACTACCGGGCCCAGCGGGTCCCCTTGTCCGCCTTTCTCTGCTTCACGAAGAACCTGGTCCTGATCCTGGACAGTTCCCACCGCATCGTCCAGGTGAACGACCGGTGCCTCACACTGGCGAAACGGACCAAGGAGGACCTGGTGGGCTATACCCTGGCCGCCGCGAACCTGCCCGTCGTCTCCACCCCGGAGGCCCTATCCATTATCGAGAGCCTGGAGAAAGAGCAGATCATTACCGACCTTCGGTACCAGGAGGGGGGGAAGGACCTCTTCTTCCAGCTGCAGGTGATCCCCACCACCTTCGAGGACGGGGAGAAGGGTGCTACCCTCGTCCTGGAGGATATCACGGAGCGGAAACGGTATGTGCAGAACATGGAGTTCCTGGCCAAAACCGCGATGGAGCTCGTCGATATGCCCCCGGAGCAGGATATCTACCAGTACATCGCCGATCGGATCTCTGAACTGGTTCCAAAGACGCTCATCCAGGTTATATCCTACGATGAAGGCAGCCGGCAGTTTACCATACAGGCTATCCGTGATGCCCATATTCGCAGTGCGCTGACCAGGATACTGGGGCGGGATCCCGTGGGCTTGGTGGTCCCGATGACCGAGATCCTATCGCATCCTCGGGGCGGAAATCCCCTGAGTCTGCTGCAGGGGCAGGCCTGGAAGTTCACCTTCTGGCCGGAGATTGGGCCAGAGGGGATGTCGTTCTACGAGCTTAGTTTCCGGCAGATCCCGCCGGAGCTCTGTGACGAGATCTGCCGGACGCTTCCTATCGGAAAGGCCTACTTCATCTTTCTCGTCTGGGGGGAGCGGCTCTTCGGCAATGTCGGGATCATCCTCCCGCCCGACCGGGAGCTCGAGGATACGCAGGTGGTCGAGTCCTTTCTGCGGCAGGCCTCCATCGCGATTGCCCGGCGGCAGACCGAGGACCGTCTCCACCGCAGCGAACGGCGGCTGCAGGAGGTGCTCGATGCTTCCCCGATCCCGACCGCCCTCGTCCAGGCGGACGGGCGCTGCACCCTCCTCAACCGCGCATTCACGGAACGCTTCGGGTACACGCTCTCTGATATCCCCACGGGAACGGAATGGTTCGAGTGCGCCTTTCCCGATCCTGGATACCAGGAGGGGGCGATTGCTGCCTGGAAGGCGAATCTGGCGGATCCCGGCGCGGTCCGCTCCCGCACGCTCCTGGTGCGGTGCAAGGACGGAGCGGAGAAGACTGTCCGCTTCAGCTCGATCAGCCTCTCCGATGGGACCCGGTATGTTGCCTGTGAGGATGCCGCTCCGGACCATTGA
- a CDS encoding sodium-dependent transporter gives MERWSSRLGFLLAAIGSAVGIGNIWRFPSVVGANGGGAYLLPYLIAVFLFAVPMMILELAMGRQFRGSVVSAFRQVRARFHVLGWLIAGIVFLILSYYLVVTGWTLAYFTFALLDIPLSFSAFTSSSLPPGFFVIAALTVGLIVSLGVRQGIERITTVLMPLVFVILIGMALFAATLPGFSAGLAFFLTPDYSVLTNPLLWSAAFGQAFFSLSVGQGILLTYGMYVESGINIPRSSLIITLADLSVALLGGLVIFPIVFTFGLEPAIGAELAFSTLPRAFELLPGGRWIAVSFFVLLFFAALTSAISMLEVSVTPLMDSTGLSRGRVSAVLTALVILVGLPSALSYTPLQLTLFGARILDIMDETVGTLGLPVTAVLTAVVFTWFLGREVLEVQLAGSGNLARWVYPMVKYVIPAVLVVTTAARLLLTTSLGWELVPGLPFIGDLAQGLGTLLILSALLALILIACRLRSCRLPGLRYFR, from the coding sequence ATGGAGAGATGGTCATCCCGGCTGGGATTTCTCCTGGCGGCAATCGGATCGGCGGTAGGGATCGGGAACATCTGGCGGTTTCCGTCGGTGGTGGGCGCGAACGGAGGAGGCGCCTACCTCCTCCCCTACCTGATCGCGGTATTCCTCTTCGCGGTTCCCATGATGATCCTGGAACTCGCCATGGGGAGGCAGTTCCGGGGCAGTGTCGTCTCCGCCTTCCGTCAGGTCAGAGCCCGGTTCCACGTCCTGGGATGGCTGATCGCCGGCATCGTCTTTCTCATCCTGAGCTACTACCTGGTCGTCACGGGCTGGACGCTCGCATACTTCACCTTCGCGCTGCTGGACATTCCGCTCTCGTTCTCCGCGTTCACCTCCTCCAGCCTTCCCCCGGGATTCTTCGTCATCGCCGCCCTCACCGTCGGGCTGATCGTCTCCCTCGGCGTGCGGCAGGGGATCGAGCGGATCACGACCGTGCTGATGCCTCTCGTGTTCGTCATCCTGATCGGCATGGCGCTCTTCGCCGCGACCCTGCCGGGGTTCTCCGCCGGGCTGGCATTCTTCCTGACACCCGACTACTCCGTCCTGACCAACCCCCTGCTCTGGAGCGCCGCGTTCGGGCAGGCCTTCTTCTCCCTCTCGGTGGGCCAGGGGATCCTGCTCACCTACGGCATGTACGTGGAGAGCGGCATCAATATCCCCCGGTCCTCCCTCATCATCACCCTCGCCGACCTCTCGGTCGCACTGCTCGGGGGGCTGGTCATCTTCCCCATCGTCTTCACGTTCGGGCTGGAGCCGGCCATCGGAGCGGAGCTCGCCTTCTCCACCCTGCCCCGTGCGTTCGAGCTGCTGCCGGGCGGGCGCTGGATCGCCGTATCCTTCTTCGTTCTTCTCTTCTTCGCCGCGCTCACGTCCGCGATATCCATGCTGGAGGTGAGCGTGACGCCGCTCATGGACAGCACCGGGCTCTCCCGAGGCAGGGTGAGCGCCGTCCTGACGGCGCTGGTCATCCTCGTCGGGCTGCCCTCGGCGCTGAGCTACACCCCGCTCCAGCTGACCCTATTCGGGGCGAGAATCCTGGATATCATGGACGAGACGGTGGGAACGCTCGGCCTTCCCGTCACGGCCGTGCTGACCGCAGTCGTATTCACCTGGTTCCTCGGGAGAGAGGTGCTGGAGGTGCAGCTGGCCGGGAGCGGAAACCTGGCCCGGTGGGTCTATCCGATGGTCAAGTACGTGATTCCGGCCGTTCTCGTCGTGACGACAGCCGCCCGCCTGCTGCTCACCACCAGTCTCGGATGGGAGCTCGTTCCGGGGCTCCCCTTCATCGGGGACCTGGCCCAGGGTCTCGGCACCCTCCTGATCCTGTCCGCACTCCTGGCGCTCATTCTCATCGCCTGCCGCCTCCGCAGCTGCCGGCTGCCGGGTCTCCGCTACTTCCGGTGA
- a CDS encoding type 1 glutamine amidotransferase domain-containing protein, with product MATIAVLIGEGFEDVEYIQPADAFRAAGHKLVHVGLERGSTVSGKKKATPVGIERAVRDVSADDFDALFIPGGHSPDNLRADDDAVRFVRRFVESGKPVLMICHGPQLLITADVLRERRVAGWKSIAQDIRNAGAQFVDAPVVEDGSLVSSRNPGDLPAFIDASLKKLEEMAPSPGQMAAAERGTAAR from the coding sequence ATGGCAACGATTGCCGTACTGATTGGAGAGGGGTTCGAGGACGTGGAGTATATCCAGCCCGCGGATGCGTTCCGGGCCGCAGGGCACAAACTGGTGCACGTCGGTCTGGAGCGGGGCAGCACGGTGAGCGGAAAGAAAAAAGCGACTCCGGTCGGGATCGAGCGGGCGGTGAGAGACGTATCCGCGGACGATTTCGATGCGCTCTTCATCCCCGGCGGGCACTCCCCGGACAACCTGCGGGCGGATGACGACGCGGTCCGCTTCGTGCGGCGCTTCGTGGAGAGCGGCAAACCGGTGCTCATGATCTGCCACGGGCCGCAGCTGCTGATCACCGCCGACGTGCTCCGGGAGCGCCGGGTCGCCGGCTGGAAGTCCATCGCCCAGGATATCCGGAACGCGGGGGCGCAGTTCGTCGATGCTCCCGTCGTGGAAGACGGCAGCCTGGTGTCCAGCCGGAACCCGGGGGATCTCCCCGCGTTCATCGATGCCTCCCTGAAGAAGCTGGAGGAGATGGCACCGTCTCCGGGGCAGATGGCGGCAGCAGAACGCGGCACTGCCGCCCGATAG
- a CDS encoding metallophosphoesterase has translation MLIGIISDTHDNLPRVDDAVRVLNRAEVGLVLHAGDYIAPFVLPRLADLDARMIGVFGNNDGERAGLHQKQQEFGNIDIRGPFARVVAGGIKIGLLHGHDGELLEALIEGQGFDAVVCGHTHRYAVERRGRSLVVNPGEVCGYVSGQSTLALLDTESRDVRRIQL, from the coding sequence ATGCTCATCGGTATCATCTCCGACACCCACGACAACCTCCCCCGGGTGGACGACGCGGTGCGGGTGCTGAACAGGGCGGAGGTCGGGCTGGTGCTCCATGCGGGCGATTATATCGCCCCCTTTGTCCTCCCCCGCCTCGCAGACCTGGACGCCCGGATGATCGGGGTGTTCGGGAACAACGACGGCGAGAGGGCGGGGCTGCACCAGAAGCAGCAGGAGTTCGGCAACATCGATATTCGGGGCCCGTTCGCCCGCGTGGTCGCGGGGGGAATCAAAATCGGGCTTCTCCACGGCCACGACGGGGAGCTGCTGGAGGCCCTGATCGAGGGGCAGGGGTTCGATGCCGTCGTCTGCGGCCATACGCACCGCTATGCGGTCGAACGGCGGGGGAGGAGCCTCGTCGTAAACCCCGGCGAGGTGTGCGGTTACGTCAGCGGACAGTCGACGCTGGCCCTCCTCGACACGGAATCGCGTGATGTCCGCCGGATCCAGCTCTAG
- a CDS encoding cation:proton antiporter has product MSFGMWDLALLFLCAKAGGMACSRLRQPPLVGELLGGAVLGAVVSGLAASETIRVVSQIGIMFLILLTMLSIDLDTIEGNLERLILSQVCTAAVIFLLLALLFAHLGLDPGLVPVVGAAIFGSSTVIAVRFLFALGRLNSPEGRTIIGFQVMNGIVEILLIASVVNLLQAREFSAAPLLSLGLMVAGTFAVASRLGERFVQRMMASVQALRLDEVLLALTLLLAFSLAAITEAIGLTPYLGVMLAGILVSRTPQAGAVSRSIRQIGEGFFIPVFFASLGLGVTVLPLLLNLPWLVFLLAVFAAIRFAAAMVPALFCGHSLGQSVRVAAGMAPMSEYGLLMLGLGAAGGVLDGTFYSVLVGVFLLGNLLSPLLISASFSGGRSPHRKPGRHGSRI; this is encoded by the coding sequence TTGAGTTTCGGGATGTGGGACCTGGCGCTGCTGTTTCTGTGCGCAAAGGCGGGAGGGATGGCATGCTCCCGCCTTCGCCAGCCGCCCCTCGTCGGCGAACTGCTGGGCGGTGCGGTTCTCGGTGCAGTCGTCAGCGGTCTGGCAGCCTCGGAGACCATCCGCGTTGTGTCCCAGATCGGGATCATGTTCCTCATCCTGCTGACGATGCTCTCCATCGATCTCGACACCATCGAAGGGAACCTGGAGCGGCTGATCCTCTCCCAGGTATGCACGGCCGCCGTCATCTTCCTCCTGCTCGCCCTCCTCTTCGCGCACCTCGGCCTGGATCCCGGGCTGGTGCCGGTGGTGGGAGCGGCCATCTTCGGCTCGAGCACGGTGATCGCCGTGCGATTCCTCTTCGCCCTGGGAAGGCTGAACTCCCCGGAGGGGCGGACGATCATCGGGTTCCAGGTCATGAACGGCATCGTCGAGATCCTCCTGATCGCCTCCGTTGTCAACCTGCTGCAGGCCCGCGAGTTCAGCGCCGCGCCCCTCCTCTCCCTGGGGCTGATGGTCGCGGGGACGTTTGCCGTGGCGAGCCGGCTCGGCGAACGGTTCGTCCAGCGGATGATGGCATCGGTCCAGGCGCTGCGCCTGGACGAGGTCCTGCTGGCCCTGACGCTGCTCCTGGCCTTCTCCCTGGCGGCGATCACAGAGGCGATCGGACTCACGCCCTACCTGGGGGTGATGCTCGCCGGCATTCTCGTCAGCAGGACACCGCAGGCCGGGGCCGTCTCCCGGAGCATCCGCCAGATAGGCGAGGGCTTCTTCATCCCCGTCTTCTTCGCATCCCTGGGGCTCGGCGTAACGGTTCTCCCGCTGCTGCTCAATCTCCCCTGGCTCGTCTTCCTCCTCGCGGTCTTCGCCGCCATCCGCTTCGCGGCGGCGATGGTGCCGGCGCTCTTCTGCGGCCACTCGCTCGGCCAGTCCGTCCGGGTCGCCGCCGGCATGGCGCCGATGTCCGAGTACGGCCTGCTGATGCTCGGCCTGGGGGCAGCCGGCGGGGTGCTGGACGGCACATTCTACTCCGTCCTGGTGGGCGTCTTCCTGCTGGGCAACCTGCTCTCGCCTCTCCTGATCAGCGCATCGTTCAGCGGAGGGCGCTCGCCGCACCGCAAGCCCGGAAGGCACGGGAGCCGGATATAG
- a CDS encoding MarC family protein → MLEIIPSIVYAFGALFIILDPLLSVPIFVDMTRDLSRKEANEQAWVAVIVAGLLMYVFLFFNFLIFDTLGITLASFQVAGGILLFILGMQEALGIEIPHARSYKHNAAGVVIGTPLLCGPGTITTVLLLSSEFGLFVPFVAITLALLATWLILRYASQIQRLIGELATDILAKVLGMLVAAIAIQIITEGIIALV, encoded by the coding sequence ATGCTGGAGATCATCCCCTCGATCGTCTACGCCTTCGGAGCGCTCTTCATCATCCTCGATCCTCTGCTCTCGGTCCCCATCTTCGTGGACATGACGCGGGACCTCTCACGGAAAGAGGCGAACGAGCAGGCCTGGGTCGCGGTGATCGTGGCAGGTCTCCTGATGTACGTATTTCTCTTCTTCAATTTCCTGATCTTCGATACGCTGGGCATCACCCTTGCCAGCTTCCAGGTGGCCGGCGGCATACTGCTGTTCATCCTGGGCATGCAGGAGGCCCTCGGCATCGAGATCCCGCACGCCCGGAGCTACAAGCACAACGCGGCCGGCGTGGTGATCGGAACGCCCCTGCTCTGCGGCCCGGGCACCATCACCACGGTCCTCCTCCTCTCCTCGGAGTTCGGCCTGTTCGTTCCGTTCGTCGCCATCACGCTCGCCCTCCTGGCCACCTGGCTGATCCTGCGCTACGCCTCCCAGATCCAGAGGCTGATCGGGGAGCTGGCAACGGATATCCTGGCCAAGGTGCTCGGCATGCTGGTGGCCGCCATTGCCATCCAGATCATAACGGAGGGGATCATCGCTCTCGTCTAG
- a CDS encoding HEAT repeat domain-containing protein, with translation MGFREAMEFGVPDIRRGLRGLCRIFECGDAGMQRELQAALRDMDEAAVEVFILALKHRSRKIRALALSTLAEIRAARAVKPIVELLGDEDAEMRARAAAALGEIGDPAAAAPLMHALRDSDRFVRARAAIALGRLGGGVAEPLIAALSSEHEPIRAGAAIALGELQDPRAAPHLLRALKDRGPAVRAAAAIALKYAGPPAVEPLIGALQDPDADVRAAAAIALGRIRDPRSVQPLLLALKDASDDVRAEAGAALGGIRDPRSVEGLIAALTEDRKSVRYWAASVLGEIRDPRSVEPLIAAMQDPDGDVREAVVEALGEIPDPRVIEPLKKALKDEHRRVRRTAARVLRGDGDP, from the coding sequence ATGGGATTCCGCGAGGCGATGGAGTTCGGCGTTCCCGATATCCGGAGGGGCTTGAGAGGGCTCTGCAGGATCTTCGAGTGCGGAGATGCGGGCATGCAGAGGGAACTGCAGGCCGCCCTCCGGGATATGGACGAGGCGGCTGTCGAGGTCTTCATTCTGGCGCTGAAGCACAGGAGCCGGAAGATCCGCGCCCTGGCGCTCTCCACGCTCGCGGAGATCCGGGCTGCCCGGGCGGTGAAGCCCATCGTCGAACTGCTCGGCGACGAGGACGCGGAGATGCGGGCCAGGGCAGCGGCAGCGCTCGGGGAGATCGGGGATCCGGCGGCAGCCGCCCCGCTCATGCACGCGCTGCGGGATTCGGATCGGTTCGTGCGGGCGCGGGCGGCGATCGCCCTCGGACGCCTGGGAGGCGGGGTTGCCGAACCGCTGATCGCGGCGCTGTCGTCGGAGCACGAGCCCATCCGGGCGGGTGCGGCGATCGCGCTCGGAGAGCTGCAGGATCCGCGGGCGGCCCCGCATCTCCTGCGGGCGCTGAAGGACCGGGGCCCGGCCGTCCGTGCAGCGGCGGCGATCGCCCTGAAGTATGCCGGCCCTCCGGCGGTCGAGCCCCTGATCGGAGCGCTGCAGGACCCGGATGCGGATGTCCGGGCTGCCGCCGCCATCGCCCTCGGCAGGATCCGGGATCCGCGCTCCGTTCAGCCGCTCCTGCTGGCCCTGAAGGACGCGAGCGACGACGTGCGGGCGGAGGCCGGAGCGGCCCTGGGAGGCATCCGGGATCCGCGCTCGGTCGAGGGGCTCATTGCCGCCCTCACGGAGGACCGCAAGAGCGTCCGCTACTGGGCGGCCTCGGTCCTGGGCGAGATCCGGGATCCGCGCTCCGTCGAGCCGCTGATCGCGGCCATGCAGGACCCCGACGGCGACGTGCGGGAGGCGGTCGTTGAGGCCCTGGGCGAGATCCCCGACCCCCGCGTGATCGAGCCCCTCAAGAAAGCCCTGAAGGACGAGCACAGGCGGGTGCGCAGGACGGCGGCCCGCGTGCTCCGTGGGGACGGGGACCCGTAG